A region of the Larimichthys crocea isolate SSNF unplaced genomic scaffold, L_crocea_2.0 scaffold14981, whole genome shotgun sequence genome:
GTTCATTTGTTAATATATcaacagttaaattaaatttccaCTCATGAAGGCGTCCACACCGTGTTGACATGTTGTTCAGCAGTGACCTACAGTTGGACAAATCAACCCGACACAGTAAATGTGCAGTAACAGATAACGTTCAATAAGCAAAATCCAAAAATGCGATCGATTAAAAACGTTCAAGTTGTGAAACGTGCAGGATTGTTTttcacaatctgtttttttttttttcttcctcaggTGAGAGGCCATTCCACTGCACTCAGTGCGGGGCCTCCTTCACACAGAAGGGAAACCTGCTTCGCCACATCAAACTGCACTCTGGGGAGAAACCTTTCAAATGCCCGATGTGCAGCTACGCTTGCCGCCGCCGTGACGCCCTGAGCGGGCACCTGCGCACCCACTCTGGTACCAGCCAGCCACACTCACACGTGAAGCTGATATGCACTGATACTGTATGCACCTGTGTTACAGTATCATGTTGGTTGGTTTCTCACTCCTTGATGTTGGTTTCTCACTCCTTTTGAATCTGAACACATGCTGAGGCTGCATGGCTTTTCCAGTAACAACCTGCCATACACTCTCATACGGttacacacaacacatatgGCATTACTCACCTAGCCCTGGAAACTTACTCATTCACTTTCAGTTCACGTGTTCTACCTGCAGAAAGTGCTGCACGGCCTCTAATATGCACATCATCAGTTTTGTGTGAAAACCACGTAAGGAAATAATACTGTTACCATTTAGAcgttgttgatgttttatgtgttgATGATTAACTGAAACTCCTGCTCACAGTTGAAAAGCCCTTCAAGTGCAACCATTGCAGTCGCAGCTACAAGCAGCGCAGCTCTCTtgaagaacacagagagaggtgcCATGTGTACATTCAGAGCAAAGGTCCCGCTGAGAGAGGTGAGCACACGGTGCCTGCCTCAACACCTGCTTCACAAGCAGCATCTTCGAAACAGTcctcacacaaagacacacaaagacacacttcacacatgcacatagaaCTGCTAATGTAGTCAGACCACTGTTCAGtctacataaacacactgctaCATAGGCAGCAGGCGCATGATTAAAGCTGTTATTGCTCACAGATCCTGTTTTTATAGCCTCATTAAATTAATAGGCTTATGGCTGTTAGCCCATCATTACAGCTAAATAGGTTATGGCTGCTGTGGTGTGGAGGCTCAGCGCTACGAAGACCGCTTCTCATGTCTCTAGCGGCAAAGGGGAAGCCCAATATGTagggcaaacacacaaacatacatactcTATGTCTATaacctccccccaaaaaatgccTTCACATACTGACAGGACAGTTGCACGGTTGCAACACATAGACAATACTTTGCTTCTGTGGTCACCAAATGTCGTAAGTTTATGCCTGATAGTGCCGTAGTGGTGAGGAAGTACATCCTCATCCTGTGGTCTCCACTCCTGCACGGGTGAAGTAAAAAAGCACCAGGAAGTGAGGTCAAAGGAGCTTCTGATCTCAAATTAATATCTCGTACCTCCCAATGTGACTCGGCTTCGAGCAGCTggtgtttttgcagttttttttttttttcttgcttcacTTTATAACCTCAAAAGCTTTGACAGGTGGACAAATGCAGCACAGTGCTCTCTCCTCACTCATTGATAGAGAAGAGGTCTTCATTTCCGTGTTGCACTTATTCTCTCGCTCTCTTGCTGTCAAGCAGAGGACAGCCAGACATCCAGGACTCAGATGGGCACTGAGCGTGCTCTGCTGCTCGACAGGCTCGCCAGCAACGTAGCCAAACGGAAGAGCTCAATGCCTCAGAAGTTCACAGGTAAGAGCAGCTCAACtcacagcacagacactgaTCATAAACGAGAGTTGTATTGTAATtgtataatattaatattactttATCCTTTCTTATACAAAGTATGATGAATGTTTATCTACTTAAATGCTGCTTGATATTTCTTTTAGATGTGTTAATGCCCACGTTTACTGACTTGTGCAGCTATAATATGCCGCTGTCTTTTTGGAATGTGTACATCGTCTGTGCTTTTTGCTGCTTTCACAGCACAGAGTTCTTGTTTTGTAGATTATTCATATAAGATAAGTTGTCTGTCTAAGCTCCTTGTTTGCCTTGTCTGTTTGTCCTTGCTGCCCTCCATCTCTTGCCAAACAGGAATTGAGGGCAGAGCACCTGCCTCATACCTGCACACACCAGAGAGTGGTCTCCACTGTCCTAAATTCTCTGTGAGAATTGTGTCATAGGTGGGTATTGGTAACCATGCATGGTTAAATAAATGGAGACAtgtacaaaaagagaaacatgcacTTGAAACTCAGTtactcactttgtttttttgattcAAATGGGATGAATGATCAAAAGATACCAGTTTCGGTAAATGGTTGGCTTCATGGGCGTACACACACAACCATTTTCAATAGTTGGCTCTCACCTTTCTGGTTAAGCTTAGCTAAGGCTGGGTTGTAGTTTCGCAATCAAGCAAGTCAAGTTGCTCGCAAAATGAAGGGTgtattggcaaaaaaaaaaaaaacctcctacATCTCTATCAGGTTGACAAATGAAGTGAGATCTTTCAATATGACAACCACAGGGGGAAAAGAGAAGTAATGTCtcaaccacagagagagagagcaggcgGGAGGCGAGAAACGTGAGCAGGTGCCTCTCTGTCTATACTTCTGTAGTGCAGCTGCAACAGAGGCCTGCGTCTGCGTCGTCTGCTTCCTCTCAGCCCTCTGTCCTCTAATGCCTCCAACTCCTCAACTGCTCGCTCAGGATGCTCTGATGcttcaaagctttttttgtcCTGTCAACCTGCCATGTTCCAAATCACTGTGTAGGTTTTCCTTTGTGTTGCCCCAGGGGAGCACAGTTTTCCCATTGCCTCTACTCAACACCAAAGTGCAGACCCCTTGGAGTCTTGTAAGGATCTCTATTAGATCTTTTTCCATCTGTAAGCAATAACTGCTTTAACTGCTGCTTGCTGCCTGTGGTATTTCTCTGGCCATGCTGTTGGATGAAGTATGTGAAACCTTCTCCTGCAGAGTCTTGAGTGCCCTTTCCTCTCATGTTGCTGGTCTAGGCGACAACGGTGTCTGCCTGGACCTAAGCTTTAACAGGGAGCTGGTCCACCGAACTGACATCAAAGACCCTCCGCCAGGCTCCCCGGGGCCCGAGGCCCACCATCAGGCTATCCTCACAGGGCCGGACAGCGACCCGGCTCCCTCCCACAGGCCCTACCCCATCCAGTTAAGCCGCAATGACGTCAGCCCCATGGGCCTCACCAACGGCCACAAGGTGGGCATCCCGATACTTGGCCTTCCACACGGTGTCCAGCCACCCCTCAGCATGGACTCTTTCCACGCTGACAGCTCTCAGATGTCCCAGCCCGTCATGTACAGCTTAGGACACCTGCTGGGAGGGCTGAACCACCAGAACGGTATCCCTCACCCACATGCCCAGCCCATCCCCCTGTCTCCGCTGGAGGCTTTGAGGGTGGTGCGGGCTGACGGGGAGGCAGGAGCTCTGCCTGGGGCAGTGTACCCCTGCGGCCACTGCAGGGTGATCTTTCTGGACTATGTCATGTTCACCATCCACATGGGGTGCCATGGCTTTCGCGACCCACTCGAGTGCAACGTTTGTGGCCACCGCAGTAGGGACCGTTATGAGTTCTCCTCCCACATAGCCCGCGGCGAGCACCGCCTAGAACCAAAGTAGCTTTCATTCATGCAGACGTtcatgcttacacacacacattcactcatgCTCAGACAGATAACACTGTATGAGAACACATACATATTTACTCATTTAAGTAGCTGGTAGTATCAGAAATGAAAGCATGGAGTAGCAGCtatctctctttgtcttgtgtgtgtgtgtgtgtgtgtggtgtggtgtgtgtgtgttgtgtgtggggtggtggtgtgtgtgtgtgttgtgccgcgcgcgcgcgtgtgtgtccACGCacgtgtgtgtaagagagagagattcagagAGACGTTATAAGAGTGTGACGAGTGTCAGTGTTCTTAGTCATACTGTACTCATCTGAAAAGATGGTCTGTAAAGTGTTTATGAGGGACTAATTCAGTAACATTTGTACTTAATGATCCCCGCTGTAGCCGCTGTTTATATCATATAGCCATATGCCATATATACATTCAAATGTTcaa
Encoded here:
- the LOC104920379 gene encoding zinc finger protein Aiolos: MGTERALLLDRLASNVAKRKSSMPQKFTGDNGVCLDLSFNRELVHRTDIKDPPPGSPGPEAHHQAILTGPDSDPAPSHRPYPIQLSRNDVSPMGLTNGHKVGIPILGLPHGVQPPLSMDSFHADSSQMSQPVMYSLGHLLGGLNHQNGIPHPHAQPIPLSPLEALRVVRADGEAGALPGAVYPCGHCRVIFLDYVMFTIHMGCHGFRDPLECNVCGHRSRDRYEFSSHIARGEHRLEPK